In a genomic window of Halalkalicoccus sp. CG83:
- the ggt gene encoding gamma-glutamyltransferase translates to MEFEYPWRFDGRRSAAMASNGMVATSHPLAARAGVRALENGGTAADAAVATAAVLNVVEPHMTGIGGDAFALTQFDGEYRALNGSGSAPAAADLESYRERTDAEEDGEPVMPENGGLPVTVPGALDAWATLIEEYGSFSLADVLEPAIGYAEGGVPVTEYVARQWANATDRIARFDRTAETFLEDGRPPAPGERFSNPELAHSFERIAREGPEALYGSDLGKEVIETVEEHGGTLALSDLEDHGSEWTEPISTEYRGVEVLEHPPNGQGIVALEALNVAEELGIDPDPADEDRLHHLIESIKLAFADGYAHVSDPDRVAVPTETMRSKEYARKRAGEIGERAGSYGAKAGEHANTVYLSVVDPQGNAVSLINSVYMSFGSGLSAGGFALQNRGHSFSLDPDHANALEPGKRPFHTIIPAMLREDGEFRASWGVMGGSMQPQGHLQVVANLVDSGLNPQAALDAPRFRWLEGDRVALESSRVPDGVIDDLRERGHDVIEEDDFFAEGGHWGGGQIVHRDDEGTLIGGSDPRRDGQAIGF, encoded by the coding sequence ATGGAGTTCGAGTACCCCTGGCGGTTCGACGGCCGGCGGTCGGCGGCGATGGCCTCCAATGGAATGGTCGCGACGAGCCACCCCCTCGCCGCCCGCGCGGGCGTTCGCGCGCTCGAGAACGGCGGTACTGCCGCGGACGCCGCGGTCGCTACCGCGGCCGTCCTAAACGTCGTCGAGCCGCACATGACCGGCATCGGCGGCGACGCGTTCGCGCTCACCCAGTTCGACGGCGAGTACCGCGCGCTCAACGGCAGCGGGAGCGCGCCCGCCGCGGCCGACCTCGAGAGCTACCGCGAGCGTACCGATGCCGAGGAGGACGGCGAGCCCGTGATGCCCGAAAACGGCGGCCTGCCCGTGACGGTGCCGGGCGCGCTCGACGCCTGGGCGACCCTGATCGAGGAGTACGGCTCGTTCTCGCTCGCGGACGTCCTCGAGCCGGCGATCGGCTACGCCGAGGGAGGCGTGCCGGTCACGGAGTACGTCGCACGCCAGTGGGCGAACGCCACGGACCGGATCGCACGGTTCGACCGAACCGCCGAGACATTTCTCGAGGACGGACGGCCGCCAGCCCCGGGAGAGCGATTCTCGAACCCCGAACTCGCACACAGCTTCGAGCGGATCGCTCGCGAGGGGCCCGAGGCGCTCTACGGCAGCGATCTCGGGAAGGAGGTGATCGAGACGGTGGAGGAACACGGCGGCACCCTCGCGCTCTCGGATCTCGAGGATCACGGGAGCGAGTGGACCGAGCCGATCAGCACCGAGTACCGAGGGGTCGAGGTGCTCGAACACCCGCCGAACGGCCAGGGAATCGTCGCCCTGGAGGCGCTGAACGTCGCCGAGGAGCTCGGTATCGATCCGGATCCCGCCGATGAAGATCGCCTGCATCACCTGATCGAGTCGATAAAGCTCGCGTTCGCCGACGGCTACGCCCACGTGAGCGATCCCGACCGCGTCGCGGTCCCTACGGAGACGATGCGCTCGAAGGAGTACGCGAGGAAACGGGCGGGAGAGATCGGCGAGCGCGCGGGCAGCTACGGCGCGAAGGCGGGCGAGCACGCGAACACGGTCTACCTCTCCGTCGTCGACCCGCAGGGGAACGCCGTCTCGCTCATCAACAGCGTCTACATGAGCTTCGGCAGCGGACTCTCCGCGGGCGGGTTCGCGCTGCAGAACCGCGGCCACTCCTTCAGCCTCGATCCCGACCACGCGAACGCGCTCGAGCCCGGAAAGCGGCCGTTCCACACGATCATCCCCGCGATGCTTCGCGAGGACGGCGAGTTCCGCGCCTCGTGGGGCGTGATGGGCGGATCGATGCAGCCACAGGGCCACCTCCAGGTCGTCGCGAACCTCGTCGATAGCGGGCTGAACCCGCAGGCCGCCCTCGACGCCCCCCGGTTTCGGTGGCTCGAGGGCGACCGGGTGGCCCTCGAGAGCTCGCGGGTTCCCGACGGCGTGATCGACGACCTCCGGGAGCGGGGCCACGACGTGATCGAGGAGGACGACTTCTTCGCCGAGGGCGGCCACTGGGGCGGAGGACAGATCGTCCACCGCGACGATGAGGGTACGCTGATCGGCGGCTCCGATCCCCGACGCGACGGTCAGGCGATCGGGTTCTAG
- a CDS encoding acyl-CoA dehydrogenase family protein has protein sequence MDFRLPDEHRMIRDTVRDFCTEEIEPIAQEIESEHRYPEEVFEQLAGLDMMGVPVSEEYGGLGGDQLMYALVTEELGRVSGSIGLSYAAHVSLASKPIELFGTDEQKEEWLRPLAEGEYVGGWALTEPGSGSDASNMETRAKKEGDEYVLDGTKQFITNASEAGSILVKAVTDPDAGYDGISTFIVDPREDDGFEVTTIWEKMGLNASPTCEIALDDVRIPEDRLLGEEGDGWEQTRKTLDGGRISIAALSVGLAQGAYEAAHEYSREREQFGQPICEFDAVRNMIVSMHRKTERARLLTHRAADTYDRGEEVTRESALAKLDASEACREVAEDAVQVLGGYGYTEDFAPQRFYRDAKLMEIGEGTSEIQHLVIGRELGL, from the coding sequence ATGGACTTCAGGCTCCCCGACGAACACCGAATGATCCGCGATACGGTCCGGGACTTCTGTACCGAGGAGATCGAGCCGATCGCCCAGGAGATCGAGTCGGAGCACCGCTATCCGGAGGAGGTGTTCGAACAGCTCGCCGGCCTCGACATGATGGGGGTGCCCGTGAGCGAGGAGTACGGCGGACTCGGCGGCGACCAGCTCATGTACGCGCTGGTCACCGAGGAGCTCGGGCGGGTCTCGGGGTCGATCGGCCTCTCCTATGCCGCCCACGTCAGCCTCGCCTCGAAGCCGATCGAACTCTTCGGCACGGACGAACAGAAGGAGGAGTGGCTCCGCCCGCTCGCGGAGGGCGAGTACGTCGGCGGCTGGGCGCTGACCGAGCCCGGCAGCGGGAGCGACGCCTCGAACATGGAGACGCGAGCGAAGAAGGAGGGCGACGAGTACGTGCTCGACGGCACCAAGCAGTTCATCACGAACGCCTCGGAGGCGGGATCGATCCTCGTGAAGGCCGTGACCGATCCCGACGCGGGCTACGACGGCATCTCTACCTTCATCGTCGACCCCCGCGAGGACGACGGCTTCGAGGTGACGACGATCTGGGAGAAGATGGGACTGAACGCCTCACCCACGTGTGAGATCGCCCTCGACGACGTCCGAATTCCCGAGGATCGCCTGCTCGGCGAGGAGGGCGACGGCTGGGAACAGACGAGAAAGACGCTCGACGGCGGGCGGATCAGCATCGCGGCGCTCTCGGTGGGGCTGGCCCAGGGCGCCTACGAGGCCGCCCACGAGTACAGCCGCGAACGTGAGCAGTTCGGCCAGCCGATCTGTGAGTTCGACGCGGTCCGGAACATGATCGTCTCGATGCACCGCAAGACCGAACGCGCACGGCTGTTGACCCACCGTGCCGCCGACACCTACGACCGCGGCGAGGAGGTCACCCGGGAGAGCGCGCTCGCGAAGCTCGACGCGAGCGAAGCGTGTCGCGAGGTCGCGGAGGACGCCGTCCAGGTGCTGGGAGGGTACGGCTACACCGAGGACTTCGCCCCTCAGCGTTTCTACCGCGACGCGAAGCTGATGGAGATCGGCGAGGGAACGAGCGAGATCCAACACCTCGTGATCGGACGGGAGCTGGGGCTGTAG